One genomic segment of Brassica napus cultivar Da-Ae chromosome A3, Da-Ae, whole genome shotgun sequence includes these proteins:
- the LOC106444376 gene encoding CLAVATA3/ESR (CLE)-related protein 2-like: MAKLSFSLCFLLFLLLASVATGSRPLERTPVVVKVRELSTSIECTSPTVADGQASGGSGSQVKTPERLSPGGSDPEHH, encoded by the coding sequence ATGGCTAAGTTAAGCTTCTCCTTATGCTTCTTGTTGTTTCTTCTGCTAGCCTCAGTTGCCACCGGAAGCCGCCCTCTTGAGCGGACTCCAGTCGTGGTGAAGGTGAGAGAGTTAAGCACTTCTATTGAGTGTACAAGCCCAACTGTAGCAGATGGTCAAGCTTCAGGGGGCAGTGGCAGTCAGGTAAAAACTCCGGAACGTTTAAGCCCAGGAGGATCGGACCCGGAACATCATTAG
- the LOC106444375 gene encoding CLAVATA3/ESR (CLE)-related protein 2, with product MTKLSISFCFVLFLLLASVVTGSRPLEKTPVGVRVRELSTSSEATTSTVADGQATGGSGSQEKSPERLSPGGSDPQHH from the coding sequence atgACTAAGTTAAGCATCTCGTTTTGCTTCGTCTTGTTTCTTCTGCTAGCCTCAGTTGTCACCGGAAGCCGCCCTCTTGAGAAGACTCCCGTCGGGGTAAGGGTAAGAGAGTTAAGCACATCTAGTGAGGCGACCACCTCGACTGTAGCAGATGGTCAAGCTACAGGGGGCAGTGGCAGCCAGGAAAAATCTCCGGAGAGGTTAAGCCCAGGAGGATCCGACCCGCAGCATCATTAG